GAAGTGGATACTCGAAACGGAACCGCTGGGCCGATCGGCCCGGGCGGTATGGAATCACCGCAAATGTACGACGCGGCCGGCGCACCGCCGCCGCCGCCACAACCAGACCTTAAGAAGACTAACGACGACAAACGTACCAACTACCAAACACCAGACTTAGACCCCCGGCACCTAGACTCCGATCTCAATGAACAGGAAATCAGTTTGGACCTACAACACCTCATCGAGGACCAGTTCCGCGGTGAGGAAACGATGGCCCTCTTCCAGGAAATACTTCCGGGAGGACGATCACCCCAACAGAGGCCCTTCGCACGCACTACCTTAGCATATATGCCGCAGCCGGTGCATTCCGGTGCGTCATACGCTGCCCCAGTTCAACCTAATTCACACGAACAAGCACCGCCAATTAAGGAGGAGCCCCCGGAACCACACGATTTCAGAAGATCTGTTACTTGTGCCCAGTACACTGGACAGTACAATCCTCAACCGCCAGTTGGTGTAAGTGGGCCGTATGGGGGTGGATTTACTCCATTACCACCACTAGGAGCTCCGCTTCTACCACCTTTGTTAAAGCACAAACCGCCACCCCCAAGACGCTCGTCTGGAAAAGGGTTAGATAAAGGTACAGATGAGTACAGAAGGCGAAGGGAACGCAATAATATTGCAGTGCGAAAATCACGTGAAAAGGCTAAAGTGCGTTCTAGAGAGGTGGAAGAAAAAGTTAAAACCTTATTAAGGGAAAAAGATGCTTTGTTAAAGAGGCTAGAAGCCGTCACCGGGGAGTTAAGTTTGCACAAACAAATGTACGTTCATCTGATAAATCTGAATCACCCAGAGATCACGGAACTGTGCAGGTCGATGCTGCAGCTAGGAGCGCCGCATGCGCCGGATCATACGCTCTGACCATAGGTGAGTGTGTGCGTTGTGTCGGTGTGAGTGAGGTGTGCATGTGTGCGGGACGCATGTGTGTGAAAGTCGTAAATCGGAAAAGGATTTGATTTTATGGGATGTTATGCAATGTTTATGACTGcgacatatttatttgtatgaaattcgtgtattgaaatatatcaatacacaatacatttaaatttgctttcggatttttattttcgggttaacatatttattgaatttaaaaaaaaatctaatacaatataataatcttaCTAAATGGCGTATACACATATTATCGTTCTAAAATagaattcaaatattaacatttgacAAATATTCCATTTTGATTTAACTTTGGCCCAActaggctccagaagataaaccactccttatatggaaattgtatgcatttttacaaataagcAAAAGTAGAGAAATTATCcctaaataaaatcaaaactctcgttaaacgtaaattaatcaaaaatatgttgattatttaatgttcctaatccttgggattgatttggtCCAGTTCAAGCAATTTCTATGCATAAAaaccttatttaattataattaacacaatttaacaCAAATCAGCGATTAAAGAGGGTTGCGGAGAGTTTCttcccagttcttcttgcccgccctacgcccttgacttgcgaacggGTTATAAATGTAAGTTTAGAATCAATCTAACACCATTTcgtttgacgttcataagtttacttgttaacctatatgaataaagtattttgagtttgagtctgtctaaataaaagtaacattAAACTTCCAAGTAATAATAACCAAATTACAACAATTTGACTAAATGACACGAAATAATTAAACGCAATGAGTAATGGACGAacttattatcattaattaagaataaatcAGAAACTGTTAATTAGGGCAAAACAACACGTATAATCTAGtctttattaatgtatataaaaagtgCTGACCATGGTTTAAAGCTcgaatttaaaatctaaataagttttaataaaaaaaacaattgttatttaaaaacggTATGCATAACAAGTGTCTTATCAGTTACGATCGAATATGATTTTAACCCTAAAGGAGTGTTATCGAACTCTAGCTAACTTACAAAGTGCGCAATAAATTCAAGCTACGGTGAAAACAAGACAACAAAACTCACTCAGACCCAAAATTGTATTACGTGACCACGATTACATACAACTGTTCACCCAGGTActaagtttttataagtagTAAAGTCAACCAGAGCAGACTTTTCGTGGGACTCATCActggggtcgtaggttcgatcctcggctgtacaatggactttctatgtccgCATTCATCACCCGGATGGAAACCGGACCCAAATAGTCGACTTGCCTAGTAAAAATGATCACGGGTATCTAAGTATCTTTACCGTGATCATTTGAGGCTCAacactaaaaaggttgtattgGTATGTAAATACCAtgaaatttactaataaactgtattatatagtatagaaGACCAATGGCGCTCATGGTCCTGGCCACAGAATTTCTTGGATTGTTTCTAATTCAACTCTTAAGACTCTGTAACCTCACCCAGTATGTATTGCTCACCCAGTCTCTGAAAGATGTCGTGGACCCCGGCTTCGTTCGGGGGTATTTCCAAGACAGTAAAAAAATGGCCGAAGCTACCCTTTTATTCCCCGTATTTTTAGAATACCTTGAGTCATTTTTCCTCACGTTCCAATGTTTTGGTCACGTGTTCGTATCagatgtttattataaatattatagcgTGACTAACTCAACTCGtaactgaaaaaataaaaagcaacGCGGGACAGACAAGCATTGTGAAAAGTCTGGCAATTTTTGTCAGGAGTCGAATCTAGGAACTggtaaaaaggtaaaaataaagCTATTAGTAAtgaatcaaattatataagtaaaaacgACAAAAATAGTCATACAAAATTTCTTCggaattatgtaataattttgaaattccaaagaaaatgtcaattgtccaaatacaataaatttgtgAAAATCTAATTCTCGTTTCTGATTTTTAACCTAAACATCTCTATAATTAGACCTTTTTGTAATGATTAAATCGCGTGGAAAAGTGACTAACTTAACACCGAACTTTTGCAAAGGCAACGTGACTCGATTCACGTTGTTAACTTGACACCatttttcgttttaaatttcttGTATTTGCTTACAATTTCAGGAATATTTGACGTAAAGTGAAATTTGTGCTTAGTTGATAAATTCGATATCCGATgatatgattatatataattttcactgtaattccgaaccaattcgacttagaacAGAAAATCGTGccaattttttaaaggcaacTCGGGAGCCACCTGGGatcgagtgtccatgggcatgTCTAGTTTGACACAcgctctataaaaaaattaataagagtttgaaaattaaagtaaaataaagctATCTAAATAGGAAAAGAAGACGCTCGTTTCACGTCCAATTTCTtactaaaaaggtaaaaataattgccTACTATGGTTCCTGTACATCAAAACCTAATATGACTTAATCAGACTACTTAAGGAATCTTATTTGTCCTTATTCAGCTTAACTAAACAATCACAAAAATGATACCAGCTGTGGAGAACTTATGTTTGTGCTCTACTCCAATATATTCGAATGACCCGAAATTCGTCCGAAATATACTCAATCCATATTCACATCCGACCTACCACACAAAGCAAAGGAATCGTGAATTTCGTATTGAAATTTGTCCGTGCAAAACGGCATATAACTTTCATTTTCGCTTCACATTAcacaatgaaaaataaaccGTGTGCTCTATACACACGGTGCTTATTAGCTTGCGTGAGTCAAAAATTTTCGCTGCCTGTCCTAGATACAGCTGATATGCCTACATTACTTTTAACGTGTATCCTTGGTTGAAATTCTCTCATCTTAAATGATTTCTAAGTTGTATAGAAATTAATCTCATGAAACCGGAAGCCCTTGATCTAGTGCTGAAAATGGCTAATTACCCTGGCTTCCTTCAGTTAACAGCCGAGTTatgagtttatttaaaaaataaagaaaatttaaataaattgaaaaagtttGATCCCCGTAGTATACCTTGTGGCAGAATTTACTCGCTGTATTTCGCAATACGTATgcttatacttaaaaaatgtgGTTTACggtaaaatatctattatctGTACCAACATTAATAGATTCAGTCAAACTGTTAAAAGCTTCACCTCATTTGTCAAATGATGTCATTAATTTGAGAATAGTaatcaaaaacaataatacgTAGGAAATAGTAAATGTATGCACTAAAcagcaaaataaatatgtttccgAACATATCTACAGATGGAAAAGTAATTTCGatatttttgattgatttaGCGCACATTTCtttgaaatttgtttaattataagttgCTGTAAAAGTTCGCTTGGCTTCTGTTCAATAAGGTTTATAAGTGaaagtttatttacttttagtatcaaatttaaaaatctagaTATTCGaacatagaatattaaaaaaaaacaatattaaaatatcatagcAAATAGCAGGATCTTATAAGAACAAGTAGGTAGGTAAATTACGTCATATACTTAAAAATCCAGCCTGgtattaaactatattataaaatgtaatgggTTTGGTCATAAACCCTATGTAATATAGTTGTATGTAACTTATTCCTAATTAAGCTTACataataagatattttcaaCATAATTGAAACTTCCTTTTAAATATGACACGTCTTCGATATCGCATTTCAATCAATTGTTTGCAGTAAATGCATATTAcgattatataatttgatattaatatttgtatgttgctggcattttaataatgaaagctagtagtagtagtacatttataaattgttttctcAGAGTCACCTTTTCATAAAACGTATGgtgtgtattatta
The genomic region above belongs to Pieris brassicae chromosome 9, ilPieBrab1.1, whole genome shotgun sequence and contains:
- the LOC123714168 gene encoding CCAAT/enhancer-binding protein, which encodes MESPQMYDAAGAPPPPPQPDLKKTNDDKRTNYQTPDLDPRHLDSDLNEQEISLDLQHLIEDQFRGEETMALFQEILPGGRSPQQRPFARTTLAYMPQPVHSGASYAAPVQPNSHEQAPPIKEEPPEPHDFRRSVTCAQYTGQYNPQPPVGVSGPYGGGFTPLPPLGAPLLPPLLKHKPPPPRRSSGKGLDKGTDEYRRRRERNNIAVRKSREKAKVRSREVEEKVKTLLREKDALLKRLEAVTGELSLHKQMYVHLINLNHPEITELCRSMLQLGAPHAPDHTL